The following DNA comes from Streptomyces sp. NBC_00690.
CCACAACAGCGAGCTTAACATTCTCGCGACATGTGACGTCAATACGTAACAACATTTGTGGTCCGGACGTCACACGGCCATCCGTACGCTTCACCCCCGGCGCTGCCGCACCACTCCCGCGGACCCGGTCGCCGTCAGCCCATCGACGACCATTGACGACCATCGACGGCCCTGAGGGAAGCGCCCCTCGCACCCCCGCGTACGCCCGAGGCGGTCCCGAAGGCGGACCGGGTGTCGATCCCGCCGGCAACAGGAATCCAAAGATCTTCGAGCCGACTACTGTCCGGATGAATTCGGTCACGGGATGATGTGGTCACGCATCAGACGGGCCGCACGGTCCTGCCCCCTGAACGTGGTCCGCCGGGATCGGCGCGTACGCATGGAATGCCCCAGCTGCTCCGAGGGCCTGGCGAGAAGAACCCACTCCCGAGGGAGACCTGCGCCATGGCACGCCACCAACCCAACCGCCGACTCGCCACCCTGCTCGACGAGGCCGACTGGAACCCGGCCGAACTGGCCCGCGCCGTCAACAGCCTGGGCCAGGCACAGGGACTGGCCCTGCGGTACGACCGCACATCGGTGGCCCACTGGCTGACCGGGTCCCGACCCCGACCGCCCATACCCGACCTGGTCGCCTCGGCGTTCAGCCGCCGCAGCGACCGTCTCGTCACCACGGAGGAAACGGGCCTTGCACACCCCGGACGCCAGAGCGACGACTCCTTGCCAGAGGGCCCGGAGGGGACCGACGACGTGGTGAACGAACTGACCATCCTCAGCCGCGCCGATGCCGACCCCGCGCGCCGCGCGCCCCTCATCCGTCCTGCCTACAACATCGCCCCACCTTCGACACCGAACTGGACGTCCGAGCACCCCACCGTCGCGGCACCACGCCGTTCGGGCAACCGGGTCACACCACAGGAGGTTGAGACCCTCCAGGAGATGTCCCGCGTCTTCGCGAACCTCATGGAACGCCATGGCGGTGCACACGCCCGGTCGGCGCTCGCGACCTACCTCACCGACGACACCAGCCGTCTTCTCCTCGCACCCGCCACGCCGTCACTTCGTCGGCAACTCTTCACCGGCGCGTCGCAACTCACCCATCTACTGGCCCGGATGACCATGGACGCCGGGTATCCGAGTCTGGCCCAGCGCTACTTCACGGCAGCCCTGCACCTCGCCCGCCAGGCCGAGGACCGACGGGTCTACGCGATCACCCTGCGGGCCATGAGCCTCCAGGCACTCCGGCTGGGGTTCCAGAAGAGGGCTTGGCAACTCGCCGACGCCGCCGTCGACACCGCGGGGCCATCGGCCGATCCGGCCACCCTCTCCTTCCTCCTGAGCCAACGCGCCGTCACCCACGCCTACTCCCAGCAGCGCCGCAAGGCCGTCGACGACCTCGCGGCTGCCGAGGTCCAGCACGATCGTGCCACCAGTCCCCCGGGGCCGTTCAGTTCCTACCCCAGGGCGGGGTTGGAATATCAGCGCGGTCAGATGCTCCTGGCGCTGGGGGACGCGACCCGGGCGGCCGAGGCCCTGGCGTCGTCGGCAGCGGCCCGCTCGGACGACCGGCATCGATCCAACGCCCTGACCCATGCGCGGCTCGCAGCGACGCTGCTGCCGCTGGGCCGTCTCGAAGAGTCCTGCCTGCACTGGCACGTCTTCCTCGACCACTACCCGAATCTCAGACTGGCGCCCGCGGAGCAGGCCCTCAGGCATCTACGCGAGTCCCTGCGCCCCTTTCGCCGTCAGACCCAGGCGGCCACAGTCCTCCATCGGGCTCGCGCGGTCACCCGAACGAGTCCAGACCGCTGAGCCGACCACCGGACGGGGACTGCTGGTTGACGACTCCCCCGGGGGCATCGGCGTCATCACACTCATGGGAACGGGCGGGCACCCGACAGTTGATAAGCCAGGTGCAGGGCACATTCAGACGTCCTGCCAAGCTCCTGGGCTCGGGAATGACCCTGATGGGCTCTCCCGACGCTCCTAGAGGACTGAACGCAAAAGGGTCATCCATGCCCGATGTCTAACGCACGCCTGCGGCGGCGTGGTCCGTCCGTCCGACGCCTCACGGAGAACCACCCGCAAAATCGATTCCCGTCTACTCCATCTGCCCGACCTCGCGACACTTCGAGTCCGTTGGACGGTCCAACTCGCGGGCTGCGCCTCCTGCTCACACGCGAGATCCGCTGGCGCCCAGCAGCGCCGCAACGCCGTCGCTGCCCCATCGCGCACCACAACGCTCGATCCGGCCGGGGATCGACGGCGAAGCGCCACGGAACGGGGTGATTCGTAGTAGCGTGCGTAACCTGGTCCAGGCTTAAACAAGCCTTAAATCAAAGGTACTTGACGGCCCGGAGGGCGGCGCACCGGTCGCCCCGGGCGTTGGAGGGAAATCGTGAGCGTCGCGCCGCGCTTCATGGCCGCGAAGGCACGTCCGTTACCGGTCCTCGTGCTGGCGGACATCAGCGGGAGCATGAAGGAGCCCGAGGAGAAGATCGATGTGCTCAACGAGTGCATCCGCCGCATGCTCGATGACTTCGCCTCCGCCGATGTCGGGCGGGGTGCGATCCATGTCGGCGTGATCGCCTTCGGCGGAGGGGGCGCGACGGAACACCAGCGGTTGGTACCCGCCACCGAGGCGATCTGGACCGATATGGAAGCCTTCGGAGGCACCCCGCTCGGCGCCGCGCTCCGCCTCACCCGGGACGTCCTCGCCGACGAGGCGGTGATCCCCGCCCGCGCGTTCTCTCCCACCGTCGTACTGGTCTCCGACGGGATGCCCAACGACGACTGGGAGGAAGGGTTGGACCTGCTGCTCGCCTCGCCCCGAGGGGCCAAGGCCAATCGACTCGCGGTCGCCATCGGTGGCTCGGACATGACCGAGCCGGCGAAGGCGGTGTTGCGCAGGTTCGTGAGCGACGAGTCCACCGGTGTGTTCGAGGCACAGGAGGTCGGGCGGATCCAGCAGTACTTCCGCTGGGTCACCGTCACCGTCACCCAGCAGGCCAGGAGCACCCGCCCGGGCGTGTCACCGGTGCTCAGCCCCGAGGACCTGTCGGGCTTCGGCGCCTGAGCCGACTGATCCCACTCTCGAAGGGAACCGATCGGTGGCATCACGGTGGGACCTCGGCGGTCTGCTGCGGCCCGTGGAGGACGAATACCATCAGTTATGGCCGTTGTCGCATTCCATCGGAGTCGGCGGCCAGGGCGAAGTGTGGCTGGCCAGGGGCGGACGCACGGCCATCAAGATCATTAGCGCCCCGACGGAAGAGGCCGCGGAAGCGGTGCACGCGCGACTGCGGCGCATCCAGCGACTCCCGCTCGACGGACTGCCCCTGGCAATTGTGCAGGCGCTCCTCGCACCGCCGAAGCTCGGATACGTCATGGAACTCATCGATGAGATGGTCCCGCTGGACGCACTGTGCTTTCCCGATGAGGACGATCTGGCGGCCTGGTACCTGCGCACCGGGGGCCTCGACCGCCGGCTGCGGCTGCTGGCGAAGCTCGCGGACGCCATCGCCAGGTTGCACGCGCGGGCCATCGTCTATCAGGACCTCTCGCCGTCGAACGTCCTCGTCTCGGCCTCCCGCGAGCAGGAAGAGATCCGACTGATCGACGTTGACAACCTCGGGCTCGTCTCGGCGATCGGGTCCGGGGCCGTCTACACACCGGGCTACGGCGCCCCGGAGATCGTCCGAGGTCGCAGCGGGCCCACCACCCTCACGGATGCCCACGCGCTCGGCGTACTGGTCTTCGAGACCCTGACCGGCAGTCATCCGTTCCGGGGCGATGCGGTCCTGGACGCCGACCCCGACTACCAGCAGGAGTACGCCGACCGCTTCCGGCTTCCCTGGATCGACCACCCCACCGACCGCTCCAACGAGTGCACCAACGGCATCACACCGCGCGAGGAGTTGATGTCCGCCAAGCTGTGGGACCTGGCCGGCCGGTGCTTCGGTGCCGCGGTGGAGGATCCGAGGGTCCGCCCGTCCGC
Coding sequences within:
- a CDS encoding protein kinase domain-containing protein is translated as MASRWDLGGLLRPVEDEYHQLWPLSHSIGVGGQGEVWLARGGRTAIKIISAPTEEAAEAVHARLRRIQRLPLDGLPLAIVQALLAPPKLGYVMELIDEMVPLDALCFPDEDDLAAWYLRTGGLDRRLRLLAKLADAIARLHARAIVYQDLSPSNVLVSASREQEEIRLIDVDNLGLVSAIGSGAVYTPGYGAPEIVRGRSGPTTLTDAHALGVLVFETLTGSHPFRGDAVLDADPDYQQEYADRFRLPWIDHPTDRSNECTNGITPREELMSAKLWDLAGRCFGAAVEDPRVRPSAALWAAALHSAAGQTVTCPECDWVYRAIAPSCLLCGRPTDPSWVLRHGITCPVGVEPEPGNDDGPPCNRSAEVPLPDFTVLQPAADTTLTARHAAPAPDRPDVPVARLRFDGRDATVLSLARESLWLDHDDGRPWREIRQGGQAVVPVGDLGRTWTLHFGARDSIHRWVRLMRLAVPR
- a CDS encoding vWA domain-containing protein, with amino-acid sequence MSVAPRFMAAKARPLPVLVLADISGSMKEPEEKIDVLNECIRRMLDDFASADVGRGAIHVGVIAFGGGGATEHQRLVPATEAIWTDMEAFGGTPLGAALRLTRDVLADEAVIPARAFSPTVVLVSDGMPNDDWEEGLDLLLASPRGAKANRLAVAIGGSDMTEPAKAVLRRFVSDESTGVFEAQEVGRIQQYFRWVTVTVTQQARSTRPGVSPVLSPEDLSGFGA